A part of Pyramidobacter porci genomic DNA contains:
- a CDS encoding GTP-binding protein, whose translation MAKEKFERSKPHLNIGTIGHIDHGKTTLTAAISHVLSKAGYAEETKFDQIDKAPEEKERGITINIS comes from the coding sequence ATGGCAAAAGAGAAATTTGAACGCAGCAAGCCCCATCTGAACATCGGCACGATCGGGCACATCGACCACGGTAAGACCACGCTGACGGCAGCGATCTCGCACGTCCTGTCGAAAGCCGGTTACGCGGAAGAGACCAAATTCGACCAGATCGACAAAGCGCCGGAAGAGAAAGAACGCGGCATCACCATCAACATCTCCC